One genomic window of Dermacentor andersoni chromosome 8, qqDerAnde1_hic_scaffold, whole genome shotgun sequence includes the following:
- the LOC140212946 gene encoding uncharacterized protein: MPKIPGEVNFNDLVTLLRRHFDTRTSKLYSRYVFQGHDQRPDESISSYAAALRTLTADCNFGALPSATIWTTSPDTQTTASAENPTMPPQDVMLRNSFVRGVWDEHLPQRLLAEKVLTFQRTLDLALSAESASRPRRGIKGVANSGEINRTPQIKPGSKHTSARHCYRCHGLHNPETWKFKTAECRFCSKKVTSSVPASRRKNTEPRSDNSSNGRTVPTHYLSESCCKLHTVKVCTHCPKFLVDLRMEGKPVQLKVDTGAACSLMSDDTDYRTRKKTPRGFQASRSIRAYGPVKNYASWAPHKFV, encoded by the coding sequence ATGCCGAAGATCCCCGGAGAAGTCAACTTCaatgatttagtgacacttctCAGACGGCACTTCGACACCAGGACATCCAAGCTTTAcagccggtacgtgtttcaaGGGCACGACCAACGGCCAgacgagtcgatcagcagctacgctgcgGCCCTCAGAACCTTGACAGCCGACTGCAACTTTGGAGCGCTGCCTTCAGCTACAATATGGACGACGTCACCTGACACTCAAACGACCGCTTCAGCAGAGAACCCAACTATGCCGCCCCAAGATGTGATGCTCCGGAACAGCTTCGTCCGCGGAGTCTGGGACGAACATCTTCCGCAGAGACTGCTCGCAGAAAAAGTCCTGACATTTCAACGCACTCTGGACTTAGCCCtgtcagcggaaagtgcgtcaaggcCTCGGCGAGGAATCAAGGGAGTGGCAAACTCGGGGGAAATTAACAGGACGCCGCAAATCAAGCCAGGAAGCAAGCATACGTCAGCACGACATTGCTATCGATGCCACGGCTTGCATAACCCTGAAACGtggaaattcaagacagccgagtgccgtttcTGCTCCAAGAAAGTCACGTCGAGCGTGCCTGCATCTCGAAGGAAAAACACGGAACCACGCTCCGACAACAGCAGCAACGGGCGCACAGTGCCAACCCACTACCTGTCAGAGTCCTGCTGCAAGCTGCACACAGTGAAAGTATGTACACACTGCCCCAAGTTCCTCGTGGACTTGAGAATGGAGGGAAAGCCAGTCCAGCTTAAGGTGGACACAGGTGCGGCATGCTCCCTGATGAGTGATGACACGGACTACAGAACGCGGAAGAAGACACCCCGTGGCTTTCAAGCGAGCCGCTCGATTCGTGCATATGGTCCGGTGAAGAATTACGCGTCCTGGGCTCCGCACAAGTTCGTGTGA